GCATCTGTTGGGATTTCACAAGGGTCCCCTTGTGGGGCCCTTTTTCATTTTGGGTGTCCTGGATGAAGATGAGGACTGCTGTTCGACAAAACGCGTTAGCATTTTGGACGCCGCAGGCGCCCCGAAGGAAATGCCCTTGGGTGCGCCCCGCAGGAGGCAAAACATCCGAGAGGCTGTTTTGATCAATCTCTCCGGGGCCGCTCTCGCAAATCCATGTGCGCCACAGCGCTTTAGCATTTGGCATGTCGCGCGCCAACTGCGCAGCGGCCCCTCCATACCACTGATTTGTCTTCAGCATCTTCAACGCAAAGACGGACGTCGCTTTGAGGACAATCGTCACTCGTCTTAAGTACATGCCCGAATTGACTCTTGTCTCAAGGCAATCCAACTTTACAGATCACCCGACAAAGGTATTCCTGACGAGAATCAGAGACGCGACATTTCGGACCTTCGCTTCCTTTTAGACGCCGGTCGTAACGCCGTCCGGGACCGCGAGACTGCAGCGATCCAATGGCGTCCAAACGATTGCGCTAGCCGACTTTCTTTTCAAGTTCTCCTCAGGTGTCACGTCCAAGGGAGATAATAATGCGAGGTAGTCTTAGCTTCCGAGATCTGGAGGGGAACGGTCTCATCCTCTTCGGTTTCGCTATCAGCGTGATTTTCTGGTTGCTCGAGGCCAGCAACCACGTACTGTTCTTCGCGGACTCGGATCTCTACGAGGCTATATTCGCGCCGACGTGGCATGAACTCTGGATGCGGTTGACCGTCGTTATGGCATTCATGGGATTTGCCTTCATTGCGAGTCATATCGTTAAAGCGCGACGGCGAGCCGAGGACGCATCAATACGGGCGCTGGCCGAAGTCGATCAGGTATTCGAAACGGCGGCCGACGGGATGCGAATCGTGGACAAAGACTTTCGAGTGCTTCGGGCAAACGATACTTTTGCCGAGCTGGTGGGACTGCCGAAAAGCGAGATCATCGGCAGAAAGTGCCATGACGTATTCTGGGGCGACAGGTGTGACGCACCCGGATGCCCGTTGACCCGAGTGCTCGGTGGTGACGAGTTCGTCGAATACGACGCGGACAAGGTGTGCTCGGATGGGAAGTCGATTCCTTGCATCGTTTCGGCCACGCCGTACCGAAGGCCGGACGGAAGGATTGTCGGCATCGTCGAGGATTTCAAGGATATCTCGGAGCGCAAACAGGCTGAGCGGAACCTGAGAGAGTCCGAGGATCGCCTGCGGGAGCTGACGGCCCACTTGCAGAGTATACGAGAAGATGAACGCAGCAGAATCGCGCGGGAAATACACGACGAGCTGGGACAGGTCCTCACGGCACTAAGCCTCGACGTTCGCTGGCTGCACAAGCGATTGCCAGAAGAGCGAGGCGACTTGCTCAGAAAGACCCACAGAATGGGCGAACTCATCACAACGACCGTCGGCTCGGTCAGTCGCATATGCTCGGAGCTGCGACCGGCCATCCTCGACGACGTCGGGCTTTCTGCCGCTATCGAATGGCAGGCAAGCGAG
The genomic region above belongs to Rhodothermales bacterium and contains:
- a CDS encoding PAS domain S-box protein, coding for MRGSLSFRDLEGNGLILFGFAISVIFWLLEASNHVLFFADSDLYEAIFAPTWHELWMRLTVVMAFMGFAFIASHIVKARRRAEDASIRALAEVDQVFETAADGMRIVDKDFRVLRANDTFAELVGLPKSEIIGRKCHDVFWGDRCDAPGCPLTRVLGGDEFVEYDADKVCSDGKSIPCIVSATPYRRPDGRIVGIVEDFKDISERKQAERNLRESEDRLRELTAHLQSIREDERSRIAREIHDELGQVLTALSLDVRWLHKRLPEERGDLLRKTHRMGELITTTVGSVSRICSELRPAILDDVGLSAAIEWQASEFSSRTGIVCDIETEPPHIKLSEELSVAIFRIFQETLTNIVRHAQATKVHVVLRLTRHAFSMRVCDDGVGMEFSEAHKMNSFGLLGVMERVRGFGGEMAVYKGDLGGACLNIIIPSPDPPAKEDKIMARAKEAVQVP